From Phragmites australis chromosome 5, lpPhrAust1.1, whole genome shotgun sequence, a single genomic window includes:
- the LOC133920136 gene encoding protein BTR1-like isoform X2, which translates to MITKAQLSPSRRNPFFPTWNRWRRPRAIWFGFSLCLRSSASHPHHRLLRPRPRRRRKEGRMEAPGSPYASSPESAPKRAPRSPPPQQPSEEGDDKEKPTHLRFLVSNTAAGCIIGKGGSTINDFQSQSGARIQLSRSHEFFPGTNDRIIMVSGLFDEVLKAMELILEKLLAEGEEFNEAEARPKVRLVVPNSSCGGIIGKGGATIKSFIEQSHAGIKISPQDNNYVGLHDRLVTVTGTFENQMQAIDLILNKLSEDVHYPPNLSSPFPYAGLTFPNYPGVPVGYMIPQVPYNNAMNYGPNGHGGRYQNNKPSTPMRSPANNDAQDSLTIGVADEHIGAVVGRAGRNITEIIQASGARIKISDRGDFIAGTSDRKVTITGTSEAIQTAESMIMQRVSASSER; encoded by the exons ATGATCACAAAAGCCCAGCTCAGCCCCTCGCGGCGAAACCCTTTCTTTCCTACTTGGAATCGATGGCGTAGGCCCAGAGCGATCTGGTTTGGCTTCTCTCTCTGCCTCCGCTCCTCCGCCTCCCAcccccaccaccgcctcctccgcccccgcccccgccgccgcaggaaggaaggaaggatgGAAGCCCCGGGCTCCCCCTACGCCTCCTCGCCGGAATCCGCCCCCAAGCGCGCGCCCCGCTCCCCTCCCCCGCAGCAACCCTCGGAAGAAGGAG ATGACAAGGAGAAACCAACACATTTGAGGTTTCTGGTGTCTAATACGGCAGCAGGATGTATTATTGGCAAGGGTGGATCAACTATTAATGATTTTCAGTCTCAGTCTGGGGCTCGTATCCAATTATCACGTAGCCATGAGTTTTTCCCTGGTACAAACGACAGAATCATCATGGTTTCTGGACTGTTTGATGAAGTACTAAAGGCTATGGAGCTGATTCTTGAGAAACTTTTGGCTGAG GGCGAAGAATTCAATGAAGCTGAAGCTAGACCTAAAGTTAGACTTGTAGTTCCTAACAGCTCTTGTGGTGGAATAATTGGTAAAGGTGGAGCAACAATCAA GTCATTTATTGAACAGTCACATGCTGGAATCAAGATTTCACCACAGGATAACAACTATGTTGGTTTGCATGATAGGCTTGTTACTGTCACAGGAACCTTCGAAAATCAGATGCAAGCAATAGATTTGATATTGAACAAGTTATCTGAGGATGTTCATTACCCACCTAATTTAAGTTCCCCATTTCCATATGCAG gtctTACTTTCCCAAACTACCCTGGTGTTCCTGTTGGGTATATGATTCCACAGGTGCCATATAATAATGCCATGAACTATGGACCTAATGGTCATGGAGGAAGGTACCAAAACAACAAG CCCAGTACACCTATGAGATCACCTGCTAATAATGATGCCCAAGATTCTCTCACCATTGGCGTTGCTGATGAACACATTGGTGCTGTCGTAGGCCGTGCCGGAAGGAACATAACAGAGATCATTCAG GCTAGTGGTGCTAGGATCAAGATTTCAGATAGGGGTGACTTCATAGCTGGGACATCTGACAG GAAAGTGACAATTACTGGAACATCAGAGGCGATTCAGACAGCAGAGTCCATGATTATGCAGAGGGTCTCAGCCAGTTCTGAGAGGTGA
- the LOC133920136 gene encoding protein BTR1-like isoform X1, with protein sequence MITKAQLSPSRRNPFFPTWNRWRRPRAIWFGFSLCLRSSASHPHHRLLRPRPRRRRKEGRMEAPGSPYASSPESAPKRAPRSPPPQQPSEEGDDKEKPTHLRFLVSNTAAGCIIGKGGSTINDFQSQSGARIQLSRSHEFFPGTNDRIIMVSGLFDEVLKAMELILEKLLAESHFQGEEFNEAEARPKVRLVVPNSSCGGIIGKGGATIKSFIEQSHAGIKISPQDNNYVGLHDRLVTVTGTFENQMQAIDLILNKLSEDVHYPPNLSSPFPYAGLTFPNYPGVPVGYMIPQVPYNNAMNYGPNGHGGRYQNNKPSTPMRSPANNDAQDSLTIGVADEHIGAVVGRAGRNITEIIQASGARIKISDRGDFIAGTSDRKVTITGTSEAIQTAESMIMQRVSASSER encoded by the exons ATGATCACAAAAGCCCAGCTCAGCCCCTCGCGGCGAAACCCTTTCTTTCCTACTTGGAATCGATGGCGTAGGCCCAGAGCGATCTGGTTTGGCTTCTCTCTCTGCCTCCGCTCCTCCGCCTCCCAcccccaccaccgcctcctccgcccccgcccccgccgccgcaggaaggaaggaaggatgGAAGCCCCGGGCTCCCCCTACGCCTCCTCGCCGGAATCCGCCCCCAAGCGCGCGCCCCGCTCCCCTCCCCCGCAGCAACCCTCGGAAGAAGGAG ATGACAAGGAGAAACCAACACATTTGAGGTTTCTGGTGTCTAATACGGCAGCAGGATGTATTATTGGCAAGGGTGGATCAACTATTAATGATTTTCAGTCTCAGTCTGGGGCTCGTATCCAATTATCACGTAGCCATGAGTTTTTCCCTGGTACAAACGACAGAATCATCATGGTTTCTGGACTGTTTGATGAAGTACTAAAGGCTATGGAGCTGATTCTTGAGAAACTTTTGGCTGAG TCACATTTTCAGGGCGAAGAATTCAATGAAGCTGAAGCTAGACCTAAAGTTAGACTTGTAGTTCCTAACAGCTCTTGTGGTGGAATAATTGGTAAAGGTGGAGCAACAATCAA GTCATTTATTGAACAGTCACATGCTGGAATCAAGATTTCACCACAGGATAACAACTATGTTGGTTTGCATGATAGGCTTGTTACTGTCACAGGAACCTTCGAAAATCAGATGCAAGCAATAGATTTGATATTGAACAAGTTATCTGAGGATGTTCATTACCCACCTAATTTAAGTTCCCCATTTCCATATGCAG gtctTACTTTCCCAAACTACCCTGGTGTTCCTGTTGGGTATATGATTCCACAGGTGCCATATAATAATGCCATGAACTATGGACCTAATGGTCATGGAGGAAGGTACCAAAACAACAAG CCCAGTACACCTATGAGATCACCTGCTAATAATGATGCCCAAGATTCTCTCACCATTGGCGTTGCTGATGAACACATTGGTGCTGTCGTAGGCCGTGCCGGAAGGAACATAACAGAGATCATTCAG GCTAGTGGTGCTAGGATCAAGATTTCAGATAGGGGTGACTTCATAGCTGGGACATCTGACAG GAAAGTGACAATTACTGGAACATCAGAGGCGATTCAGACAGCAGAGTCCATGATTATGCAGAGGGTCTCAGCCAGTTCTGAGAGGTGA